A genomic region of Dunckerocampus dactyliophorus isolate RoL2022-P2 chromosome 8, RoL_Ddac_1.1, whole genome shotgun sequence contains the following coding sequences:
- the tkta gene encoding transketolase isoform X2, whose product MSVLFFHTMKYRPDDPRNFHSDRFLMSKAHAAPALYAMWVETGFLKESEMLTLCQVDSSLEGHLVPKQQFVDVTTGYLGHGLGVACGMAYTAKYFDKASYRVYCLLGDGEMSEGSVWEAMSFASYYQLNNLVAIMDINRLSQSDNAPLQHHAEKYQRRCEAFGWHAIIVDGHSVEELCKALSQPRHQPTAIIAKTTKGKGIPAAEDKMGWHSKTLPKDMAEMVMKELQSRIMSTSKHLYPPSPIEDSPPVSLRNIRMASAPTYKPGEKIATRKAYGMAIAKLGRYNERVVALDGDTNNLTYAEIFKNEHPNRFVECYIAQQNMVSVAMGCTARERNVVFASTLASFFTRAYDQLRMAAILDSNINLCGSHCGLSTGEEGPSLMGLEDMAMFRALPMTTIFYPSDGVSTEKAVELAASTKGVCYIRTSRQDSAIIYNSNEDFHVGQAKVVYQSKEDQVTVVAAGVTLHEALAAAEHLKKERISVCVIDPFTIKPLDAKTIIDHARATRGRILTVEDHYYEGGLGEAVCSAVINESGFSLHRLAVSHVPHSGKPQELLKLYGIDRDSIAQAVRKMLSTSTNAK is encoded by the exons AtgtctgtgctttttttccacacCATGAAGTACCGCCCTGACGACCCCCGGAACTTCCACAGTGATCGCTTCCTGATGTCTAAG GCTCATGCTGCACCAGCCTTGTACGCCATGTGGGTTGAGACGGGCTTCCTGAAGGAGAGCGAGATGCTCACTTTGTGCCAGGTTGACTCCTCGCTGGAGGGCCACCTCGTTCCT AAGCAGCAATTTGTGGACGTGACCACCGGCTATTTGGGACATGGACTCGGTGTGGCCTGTGGAATGGCGTACACTGCCAAATACTTTGACAAAGCCAG CTACCGCGTTTACTGCCTGCTGGGGGATGGTGAGATGTCAGAGGGCTCCGTGTGGGAAGCCATGTCGTTCGCTTCTTACTACCAGCTCAACAACCTTGTGGCCATCATGGACATCAACCGCCTAAGCCAAAGTGACAACGCACCTCTGCAGCATCACGCCGAGAAATACCAGAGACGCTGTGAAGCTTTTGG CTGGCATGCCATCATTGTGGACGGACacagtgtggaggagctgtgcaAGGCTCTGAGCCAACCACGCCATCAGCCCACCGCCATCATTGCCAAAACCACCAAGGGCAAAGGCATTCCAG CTGCAGAAGATAAGATGGGCTGGCACTCCAAAACTCTGCCTAAAGACATGGCTGAGATGGTCATGAAGGAGCTGCAAAGTCGAATTATGAGCACCAGCAAGCACCTGTACCCCCCTTCTCCCATAGAAGACTCACCCCCAGTCAGCCTGAGGAACATCCGCATGGCCAGCGCTCCCACTTACAAGCCTGGAGAAAAG ATTGCCACACGTAAAGCCTACGGGATGGCCATCGCCAAGTTAGGCCGCTATAACGAGCGCGTCGTGGCTCTCGATGGGGACACAAATAACCTCACCTATGCTGAGATCTTCAAGAATGAGCACCCCAATCGCTTTGTGGAGTGCTACATTGCCCAGCAAAACATG GTCAGTGTTGCCATGGGATGTACCGCCCGTGAGAGGAACGTAGTGTTTGCCAGCACCCTGGCATCCTTTTTCACCCGTGCCTACGACCAGCTCCGCATGGCAGCCATATTAGACAGCAACATCAACCTGTGTGGCTCCCACTGCGGCCTGTCCACTG GAGAGGAAGGGCCCTCCTTGATGGGGTTGGAGGACATGGCTATGTTCCGGGCGCTACCCATGACTACTATCTTTTATCCCAGTGATGGGGTGTCCACAGAGAAGGCTGTGGAACTAGCCGCATCCACTAAG GGTGTTTGCTACATCCGCACCAGCCGTCAAGACAGCGCCATCATCTACAACAGCAATGAAGACTTCCATGTTGGACAGGCTAAG GTGGTGTACCAGAGCAAAGAGGACCAGGTGACTGTGGTGGCTGCCGGTGTGACTCTACATGAGGCTCTGGCTGCAGCTGAACACCTAAAGAAAG AGAGGATATCTGTGTGTGTCATTGATCCATTCACCATCAAACCTTTGGATGCCAAGACCATCATTGACCACGCGCGTGCCACCAGGGGAAGAATCCTCACTGTGGAGGACCATTACTATGAAG GTGGTCTCGGCGAGGCGGTGTGCTCGGCGGTGATCAACGAGTCCGGCTTCAGTCTGCATCGTTTGGCCGTGTCCCATGTTCCGCACAGCGGCAAACCACAAGAGCTGCTCAAGCTGTACGGTATCGATCGCGACTCTATCGCCCAGGCCGTACGCAAGATGCTCAGCACCTCCACCAACGCCAAGTAA
- the tkta gene encoding transketolase isoform X1: MEDYHKPDQQTVQALRNIANRLRINSIKATTAAGTGHPTSCCSVAEIMSVLFFHTMKYRPDDPRNFHSDRFLMSKAHAAPALYAMWVETGFLKESEMLTLCQVDSSLEGHLVPKQQFVDVTTGYLGHGLGVACGMAYTAKYFDKASYRVYCLLGDGEMSEGSVWEAMSFASYYQLNNLVAIMDINRLSQSDNAPLQHHAEKYQRRCEAFGWHAIIVDGHSVEELCKALSQPRHQPTAIIAKTTKGKGIPAAEDKMGWHSKTLPKDMAEMVMKELQSRIMSTSKHLYPPSPIEDSPPVSLRNIRMASAPTYKPGEKIATRKAYGMAIAKLGRYNERVVALDGDTNNLTYAEIFKNEHPNRFVECYIAQQNMVSVAMGCTARERNVVFASTLASFFTRAYDQLRMAAILDSNINLCGSHCGLSTGEEGPSLMGLEDMAMFRALPMTTIFYPSDGVSTEKAVELAASTKGVCYIRTSRQDSAIIYNSNEDFHVGQAKVVYQSKEDQVTVVAAGVTLHEALAAAEHLKKERISVCVIDPFTIKPLDAKTIIDHARATRGRILTVEDHYYEGGLGEAVCSAVINESGFSLHRLAVSHVPHSGKPQELLKLYGIDRDSIAQAVRKMLSTSTNAK, translated from the exons ATGGAGGATTACCACAAACCTGACCAGCAGACAGTGCAGGCGTTGAGGAACATCGCCAACCGCCTCAGGATCAACTCCATCAAGGCGACGACTGCAGCGGGCACAGG ACACCCCACATCATGCTGCAGTGTGGCCGAAATCAtgtctgtgctttttttccacacCATGAAGTACCGCCCTGACGACCCCCGGAACTTCCACAGTGATCGCTTCCTGATGTCTAAG GCTCATGCTGCACCAGCCTTGTACGCCATGTGGGTTGAGACGGGCTTCCTGAAGGAGAGCGAGATGCTCACTTTGTGCCAGGTTGACTCCTCGCTGGAGGGCCACCTCGTTCCT AAGCAGCAATTTGTGGACGTGACCACCGGCTATTTGGGACATGGACTCGGTGTGGCCTGTGGAATGGCGTACACTGCCAAATACTTTGACAAAGCCAG CTACCGCGTTTACTGCCTGCTGGGGGATGGTGAGATGTCAGAGGGCTCCGTGTGGGAAGCCATGTCGTTCGCTTCTTACTACCAGCTCAACAACCTTGTGGCCATCATGGACATCAACCGCCTAAGCCAAAGTGACAACGCACCTCTGCAGCATCACGCCGAGAAATACCAGAGACGCTGTGAAGCTTTTGG CTGGCATGCCATCATTGTGGACGGACacagtgtggaggagctgtgcaAGGCTCTGAGCCAACCACGCCATCAGCCCACCGCCATCATTGCCAAAACCACCAAGGGCAAAGGCATTCCAG CTGCAGAAGATAAGATGGGCTGGCACTCCAAAACTCTGCCTAAAGACATGGCTGAGATGGTCATGAAGGAGCTGCAAAGTCGAATTATGAGCACCAGCAAGCACCTGTACCCCCCTTCTCCCATAGAAGACTCACCCCCAGTCAGCCTGAGGAACATCCGCATGGCCAGCGCTCCCACTTACAAGCCTGGAGAAAAG ATTGCCACACGTAAAGCCTACGGGATGGCCATCGCCAAGTTAGGCCGCTATAACGAGCGCGTCGTGGCTCTCGATGGGGACACAAATAACCTCACCTATGCTGAGATCTTCAAGAATGAGCACCCCAATCGCTTTGTGGAGTGCTACATTGCCCAGCAAAACATG GTCAGTGTTGCCATGGGATGTACCGCCCGTGAGAGGAACGTAGTGTTTGCCAGCACCCTGGCATCCTTTTTCACCCGTGCCTACGACCAGCTCCGCATGGCAGCCATATTAGACAGCAACATCAACCTGTGTGGCTCCCACTGCGGCCTGTCCACTG GAGAGGAAGGGCCCTCCTTGATGGGGTTGGAGGACATGGCTATGTTCCGGGCGCTACCCATGACTACTATCTTTTATCCCAGTGATGGGGTGTCCACAGAGAAGGCTGTGGAACTAGCCGCATCCACTAAG GGTGTTTGCTACATCCGCACCAGCCGTCAAGACAGCGCCATCATCTACAACAGCAATGAAGACTTCCATGTTGGACAGGCTAAG GTGGTGTACCAGAGCAAAGAGGACCAGGTGACTGTGGTGGCTGCCGGTGTGACTCTACATGAGGCTCTGGCTGCAGCTGAACACCTAAAGAAAG AGAGGATATCTGTGTGTGTCATTGATCCATTCACCATCAAACCTTTGGATGCCAAGACCATCATTGACCACGCGCGTGCCACCAGGGGAAGAATCCTCACTGTGGAGGACCATTACTATGAAG GTGGTCTCGGCGAGGCGGTGTGCTCGGCGGTGATCAACGAGTCCGGCTTCAGTCTGCATCGTTTGGCCGTGTCCCATGTTCCGCACAGCGGCAAACCACAAGAGCTGCTCAAGCTGTACGGTATCGATCGCGACTCTATCGCCCAGGCCGTACGCAAGATGCTCAGCACCTCCACCAACGCCAAGTAA